A window of the Cyanobacteria bacterium QS_8_64_29 genome harbors these coding sequences:
- a CDS encoding PetM of cytochrome b6f complex subunit 7: MTANELIFNAALIITTVTLVGIAWGFLMLKIQGPNEGEES, translated from the coding sequence ATGACGGCCAATGAGCTCATTTTCAACGCGGCCCTCATCATCACAACCGTCACGCTGGTGGGCATCGCTTGGGGCTTTTTGATGCTCAAGATCCAGGGACCCAACGAAGGCGAAGAAAGCTAA
- a CDS encoding rhomboid family intramembrane serine protease, translating into MDANALLAWIVSISCLALIGRAAIAGSQAGWVGTGAAILGLMAGLARWQPELVGWVGSGLWVAFVLLPTLGARWLNRLMNQERWQAARRLAAGLRWLHPGDGWWQRPQLMRALEAGQQGYFERAFALLQQYRARSGRTAHGAQAILYRMGARWETLLRWLQQFPQQGWWQDPVLAGHYLRALGELGDLNGLVWGLHRYERQFGALKAMRDPVRALALALCARPQALQRALADMPHAPHSRAFWHATAALAAGDRQRGQQQLQALQSDSAPPLANAIAWRLAHPPANPQQTLDAESWRLLDQIECQLYEEARYGKALMLTLGRAGATYATIGLNVAVFALESALGGSTNAANLERLGALQPAAVWWGGEWWRLLAANFLHFGPLHLAANMLGLYLLGPYVERTLGALRYCLAYLASGVGAMGLYCVLALQLGSPEQVLVGASSAIMGLLGVTGTILLWGWCRERSRIAAQRLQWVVAIVAVQASFDLSVANVSFMGHALGLAVGSVAGSLLLAGGPFRR; encoded by the coding sequence ATGGATGCCAATGCGCTGCTGGCTTGGATTGTTAGCATTTCTTGCCTTGCCCTGATCGGGCGCGCGGCGATCGCGGGCTCCCAGGCTGGCTGGGTAGGGACCGGCGCAGCCATTTTGGGCCTCATGGCTGGATTGGCCCGCTGGCAGCCCGAGCTGGTGGGCTGGGTGGGCAGCGGCTTGTGGGTCGCGTTTGTCCTGCTGCCGACCTTGGGCGCGCGCTGGCTCAATCGCCTAATGAACCAGGAGCGCTGGCAGGCTGCGCGCCGGCTGGCGGCCGGACTGCGCTGGCTCCATCCGGGCGATGGCTGGTGGCAGCGGCCGCAACTCATGCGTGCCCTGGAAGCGGGCCAGCAAGGCTACTTCGAGCGGGCATTCGCGCTGCTGCAGCAGTACCGCGCGCGCAGCGGCCGCACGGCCCACGGCGCCCAAGCCATCCTCTACCGCATGGGGGCGCGTTGGGAGACGCTTTTGCGCTGGTTGCAGCAGTTTCCGCAGCAGGGCTGGTGGCAGGATCCGGTCCTAGCCGGCCACTACTTGCGCGCCCTGGGGGAGCTGGGCGATTTGAACGGCTTGGTTTGGGGGCTGCATCGCTACGAACGCCAATTCGGCGCGCTCAAGGCCATGCGCGATCCCGTCCGGGCCTTGGCGCTGGCGTTGTGCGCCCGCCCGCAGGCGCTGCAGCGCGCGTTGGCCGACATGCCCCATGCCCCCCACAGCCGAGCGTTTTGGCACGCCACGGCTGCCCTGGCCGCTGGCGATCGCCAGCGGGGACAACAGCAGCTTCAGGCACTGCAATCGGACAGTGCCCCTCCGCTAGCCAACGCCATCGCCTGGCGCTTGGCGCATCCGCCCGCCAACCCGCAACAAACGCTCGATGCCGAATCGTGGCGGTTGCTGGACCAAATCGAGTGCCAGCTGTACGAAGAAGCACGCTACGGCAAAGCTCTAATGCTGACCCTGGGGCGCGCCGGTGCTACCTACGCCACCATTGGGCTCAACGTCGCGGTCTTTGCGCTCGAGAGCGCCCTGGGCGGCAGCACGAACGCGGCCAACTTGGAGCGCTTGGGGGCGCTGCAGCCGGCAGCGGTCTGGTGGGGCGGTGAGTGGTGGCGCCTGCTCGCGGCCAACTTTCTGCACTTTGGCCCCCTTCACCTGGCCGCCAACATGCTGGGCCTCTACCTGCTGGGCCCTTACGTCGAGCGTACCCTGGGCGCCCTCCGCTACTGCCTGGCCTACCTCGCGAGCGGGGTGGGCGCCATGGGGCTGTACTGTGTCCTGGCGCTGCAGCTGGGATCCCCCGAGCAGGTGTTGGTGGGGGCTTCCTCGGCCATCATGGGGCTGCTGGGCGTGACGGGCACCATCCTGCTCTGGGGCTGGTGCCGGGAGCGATCGCGGATTGCCGCGCAGCGCTTGCAGTGGGTGGTGGCGATCGTGGCGGTTCAGGCCAGCTTCGATCTCAGCGTTGCCAACGTCAGCTTTATGGGGCACGCACTGGGCTTGGCCGTAGGCAGCGTTGCGGGTAGCTTGCTGCTGGCTGGCGGCCCGTTTCGCCGCTAG
- a CDS encoding LL-diaminopimelate aminotransferase: MVKINDNFLKLQAGYLFPEISHRVKAFSEANPDADIIKLGIGDVTEPLPQACCQAMKRAVDEMGDRATFRGYGPEQGYAWLREAIAEHEYAARGCSVDPGEIFISDGTKCDTGNILDILGDDNTIAVTDPVYPVYVDTNVMAGHTGEANERGEYRGLVYRPMSEANDFAPPLPEGPVDVIYLCFPNNPTGAVATRTTLKQWVDYARNHNALILFDAAYEAFIRDPEIPHSIYEIEGARECAIEFRSFSKKAGFTGTRCAFTVIPRGLSGQAADGSAVELWPLWNRRQATKFNGVAYAVQRAAEAVYSDQGQQEVRALIDFYLENARIVREQLAAAGLQVYGGINAPYVWVRGSEGTSSWDLFDKLLQNAHVVGTPGSGFGAAGEGYFRISAFNSRENITEAMRRVTDNLKL, from the coding sequence ATGGTCAAAATCAACGACAACTTTCTCAAGCTCCAGGCGGGCTATCTGTTCCCCGAGATCTCGCACCGCGTCAAGGCGTTCAGCGAGGCCAATCCCGACGCCGATATCATCAAGTTGGGCATTGGCGATGTCACCGAGCCGCTGCCGCAAGCCTGCTGCCAGGCCATGAAACGGGCCGTGGATGAGATGGGCGATCGCGCCACGTTTCGCGGCTACGGCCCGGAGCAGGGCTACGCCTGGCTGCGCGAGGCCATTGCCGAGCACGAGTACGCGGCCCGCGGTTGCAGCGTCGACCCCGGCGAGATTTTTATCTCGGACGGCACCAAGTGCGACACGGGCAACATCCTCGACATTCTGGGCGATGACAATACTATTGCCGTCACCGATCCGGTCTATCCGGTCTATGTGGATACCAACGTCATGGCCGGCCACACCGGCGAGGCCAACGAGCGTGGTGAGTACCGGGGGTTGGTCTATCGGCCCATGAGTGAGGCCAATGACTTTGCGCCGCCGCTGCCCGAGGGCCCGGTTGATGTCATCTATTTATGCTTTCCCAACAATCCCACCGGCGCTGTCGCCACCCGGACCACCCTGAAGCAGTGGGTCGATTACGCGCGCAACCACAACGCCCTGATCCTGTTCGATGCCGCTTACGAAGCCTTCATCCGCGATCCCGAGATTCCGCACTCCATCTACGAAATTGAGGGGGCGCGCGAGTGCGCGATCGAGTTTCGCTCGTTTTCCAAAAAAGCCGGATTCACCGGCACGCGCTGCGCTTTTACCGTCATCCCGCGCGGGCTGAGCGGCCAAGCGGCCGATGGCTCTGCCGTCGAGCTCTGGCCGCTCTGGAACCGCCGCCAGGCTACCAAGTTCAACGGCGTTGCCTACGCCGTACAGCGGGCGGCCGAGGCCGTTTACTCGGACCAGGGCCAGCAGGAAGTCCGGGCGCTGATCGATTTTTATTTGGAAAACGCCCGCATCGTGCGCGAGCAGCTAGCGGCGGCCGGCTTGCAGGTCTATGGCGGGATCAATGCCCCTTACGTTTGGGTGCGCGGTTCCGAAGGCACATCGAGCTGGGACTTGTTCGACAAGCTGCTGCAAAACGCCCACGTGGTAGGGACGCCCGGTTCCGGCTTTGGAGCAGCCGGGGAAGGCTACTTCCGCATCTCGGCCTTCAACAGCCGCGAGAACATTACCGAAGCCATGCGGCGCGTCACTGACAACTTGAAACTGTAG
- a CDS encoding 4-hydroxythreonine-4-phosphate dehydrogenase PdxA, with protein sequence MTPSTGQPQLLLPVGDPAGIGPEVALKALADPPLPAPIALVADRELLRWHYRQLRPHVRSLADPDDLPVLEVPLAPSVRAEIRWGQGNAASGRASFAFLQTAIARALAGEASGLVTAPIAKSAWHAAGLAYPGQTEVLARQAGRDSVGMLFAARSPHTDWMLRVLLATTHVPLREVPQRLTPAHLSAQLAVLVASLAQDFGIARPRIAVAGLNPHSGEGGAMGTEERDWLQAWLAREQRERPEVTLVGPVPPDALWIAPGRAWHAHQARAQAAHAYLALYHDQGLIPLKALAFEQAVNTTIGLPFVRTSPDHGTAFDIAGRGSADPASLKAAIALAAEMATRRVETGRPARSSIFYSGTR encoded by the coding sequence ATGACGCCCAGTACGGGGCAACCGCAGCTATTACTGCCAGTCGGCGATCCGGCCGGCATCGGCCCGGAGGTAGCGCTCAAGGCCCTCGCCGATCCGCCCTTGCCAGCCCCAATCGCGCTCGTGGCCGATCGCGAGCTGCTGCGATGGCACTACCGGCAGCTGCGGCCGCACGTTCGTTCGCTGGCCGACCCCGACGATCTCCCGGTACTCGAGGTGCCGCTGGCCCCCTCGGTACGGGCCGAGATTCGTTGGGGGCAGGGCAACGCGGCCAGCGGCCGCGCCAGCTTCGCCTTTCTGCAAACTGCGATCGCGCGCGCCCTGGCCGGGGAGGCCAGCGGGTTAGTGACGGCGCCCATTGCCAAATCCGCCTGGCATGCAGCTGGCTTGGCCTACCCCGGTCAAACCGAGGTGCTGGCCCGGCAAGCCGGGCGGGACTCGGTGGGCATGCTGTTTGCCGCGCGATCCCCGCATACGGATTGGATGCTGCGCGTGCTGCTGGCCACCACGCACGTGCCGCTGCGCGAGGTTCCCCAGCGCCTAACGCCAGCGCACCTGAGCGCCCAACTGGCGGTGCTGGTTGCCTCGCTGGCGCAGGACTTTGGCATCGCGCGCCCGCGCATCGCTGTTGCGGGCCTCAATCCGCACAGCGGCGAAGGCGGCGCCATGGGAACCGAGGAGCGCGACTGGCTGCAGGCTTGGCTGGCGCGGGAGCAGCGCGAGCGCCCTGAGGTAACGCTAGTGGGCCCTGTCCCGCCGGATGCCCTCTGGATCGCGCCCGGGCGCGCCTGGCACGCGCACCAAGCGCGCGCGCAGGCGGCCCATGCCTACCTGGCGCTGTACCACGATCAGGGCCTGATCCCGCTCAAGGCGCTGGCCTTCGAGCAGGCTGTCAACACCACCATCGGCCTGCCCTTCGTGCGCACCTCGCCCGATCACGGGACGGCATTCGACATTGCCGGTCGCGGCAGCGCCGATCCAGCCAGCCTCAAAGCCGCGATCGCCTTGGCCGCCGAGATGGCAACGCGGCGCGTGGAAACAGGCCGTCCCGCCCGTTCGTCTATTTTTTACTCGGGCACCCGCTAA